In one window of Streptomyces roseofulvus DNA:
- a CDS encoding glycosyltransferase family 4 protein, translating to MHKTLIVTNDFPPRPGGIQAFLHNMALRLDPDRLVVYASTWKRGREGAEATALFDAEQPFTVVRDRTTMLLPTPRVTARATALLREHGCESVWFGAAAPLGLMAPALRRAGAKRLVATTHGHEAGWAQLPAARQLLRRIGEGTDTITYLGEYTRTRIASALTPAAAARMVQLPPGVDEKTFHPGSGGDEVRARLGLTDRPVVVCVSRLVPRKGQDTLIRALPRILREVPDAVLLIVGGGPYEKDLRRLAAETGVAGSVRFTGAVPWSELPAHYGAGDVFAMPCRTRRGGLDVEGLGIVYLEASATGLPVVAGDSGGAPDAVLDGETGWVVRGESAEDTADRVTTLLLDPDLRARMGERGRSWVEEKWRWDLLAEKLRELL from the coding sequence ATGCACAAGACCCTGATCGTAACGAACGACTTCCCGCCGCGTCCCGGCGGAATCCAGGCGTTCCTGCACAACATGGCGTTGCGACTGGACCCCGACCGGCTCGTGGTCTACGCCTCCACGTGGAAGCGAGGCCGCGAAGGGGCGGAGGCCACCGCTCTGTTCGACGCCGAACAGCCTTTCACGGTTGTCCGGGACCGCACCACCATGCTGTTGCCCACACCACGCGTCACCGCCCGGGCGACCGCGCTGCTGCGGGAACACGGCTGTGAGTCGGTCTGGTTCGGCGCCGCGGCGCCGCTCGGGCTGATGGCCCCCGCGCTCCGCCGGGCCGGTGCGAAGCGGCTGGTCGCCACCACCCACGGGCACGAGGCCGGCTGGGCGCAGCTGCCCGCCGCCCGGCAGCTGCTGCGGCGGATCGGCGAGGGCACGGACACGATCACCTACCTCGGCGAGTACACCCGCACCCGGATCGCGTCCGCCCTCACCCCGGCCGCCGCCGCCCGCATGGTGCAGCTGCCGCCGGGCGTCGACGAGAAGACCTTCCACCCCGGCTCCGGCGGCGACGAGGTCCGCGCCCGGCTCGGCCTCACCGACCGCCCGGTCGTGGTCTGCGTCTCCCGGCTCGTCCCCCGCAAGGGCCAGGACACCCTGATCCGGGCGCTGCCCCGGATCCTGCGGGAGGTGCCGGACGCGGTCCTGCTGATCGTCGGCGGCGGCCCGTACGAGAAGGACCTGCGGCGTCTCGCCGCCGAGACCGGCGTCGCCGGCTCGGTCCGCTTCACCGGCGCCGTCCCCTGGTCGGAGCTCCCGGCCCACTACGGCGCCGGCGACGTCTTCGCCATGCCCTGCCGCACCCGCCGCGGCGGCCTCGACGTCGAGGGGCTCGGGATCGTCTACCTGGAGGCGTCCGCGACCGGCCTGCCGGTCGTCGCCGGCGACTCCGGCGGCGCCCCCGACGCCGTCCTCGACGGCGAGACCGGCTGGGTCGTGCGCGGCGAGTCCGCCGAGGACACCGCCGACCGCGTCACCACCCTCCTCCTCGACCCGGACCTGCGCGCCCGCATGGGCGAGCGAGGCCGGTCCTGGGTGGAGGAGAAGTGGCGCTGGGACCTGCTCGCGGAGAAGCTCAGGGAGCTGCTGTAG
- a CDS encoding lysophospholipid acyltransferase family protein: MKFSIGGSLKLAFRPWVEGLENIPAEGPAILASNHLSFSDSFFLPAVLDRKVTFIAKAEYFTTPGVKGRLTAAFFKGVGQLPVDRSGARGAGEAAIKAGIEVIEGGGLFGIYPEGTRSPDGRLYRGKPGGLARVALATGAPVIPVAMIDTEKIQPPGKIVPKLMRPGIRIGKPLDFSRYHGMDGDRFILRSVTDEVMYEIMKLSGQEYVDIYATAAKRQIAEAEKAAKEAVKAEIAAREESGA; the protein is encoded by the coding sequence ATGAAGTTCTCCATCGGAGGCTCCCTGAAGCTGGCCTTCCGGCCCTGGGTGGAGGGCTTGGAGAACATTCCCGCCGAGGGTCCCGCGATCCTCGCCAGCAACCACCTGTCCTTCTCGGACTCCTTCTTCCTGCCCGCGGTGCTCGACCGCAAGGTCACCTTCATCGCCAAGGCCGAGTACTTCACCACGCCCGGCGTGAAGGGCCGGCTGACCGCCGCCTTCTTCAAGGGCGTCGGCCAGCTCCCGGTGGACCGCTCCGGCGCCCGCGGCGCAGGCGAGGCGGCCATCAAGGCCGGCATCGAGGTCATCGAGGGCGGCGGCCTCTTCGGCATCTACCCCGAGGGCACCCGCTCGCCCGACGGCCGCCTCTACCGCGGCAAGCCCGGCGGCCTCGCCCGGGTCGCGCTGGCCACCGGCGCCCCGGTGATCCCCGTCGCCATGATCGACACCGAGAAGATCCAGCCGCCCGGCAAGATCGTCCCGAAGCTGATGCGCCCCGGGATCCGGATCGGCAAGCCGCTGGACTTCTCCCGCTACCACGGCATGGACGGCGACCGCTTCATCCTGCGCTCGGTGACCGACGAGGTCATGTACGAGATCATGAAGCTCTCCGGGCAGGAGTACGTGGACATCTACGCGACGGCCGCGAAGCGGCAGATCGCGGAGGCCGAGAAGGCCGCCAAGGAGGCCGTGAAGGCGGAGATCGCCGCACGGGAAGAGTCCGGCGCCTGA
- a CDS encoding endonuclease/exonuclease/phosphatase family protein, translating into MALDATGALPASRTEPDGSAVVRILSYNIRSMRDDEDALARVIRACAPDVVLVQEAPRFFRWRKHAARLAAKSELVMLSGGATAAGPLLLCSLRATVERTEDVLLPLTPGLHRRGLATAVVRFGAVRLGLVSCHLSLREDERYAQAGLVLDRVAALDTPYTVVAGDLNERPGGPAFTRLTRTLRDGWETRPWGTEHTFPATAPGARVDAILATDAVEFLGCGVPPALTPTDLTAATDHLPVLAAVRLPAPA; encoded by the coding sequence ATGGCCCTCGACGCGACCGGCGCGCTGCCCGCCTCCCGTACCGAGCCGGACGGCTCGGCCGTGGTCCGGATCCTCAGCTACAACATCCGCTCGATGCGCGACGACGAGGACGCCCTCGCCCGGGTCATCAGGGCCTGCGCGCCCGACGTCGTCCTCGTCCAGGAGGCGCCGCGCTTCTTCCGCTGGCGCAAGCACGCGGCCCGGCTCGCCGCCAAGAGCGAACTGGTCATGCTCTCCGGCGGCGCCACCGCGGCCGGGCCGCTGCTGCTCTGCTCCCTGCGGGCCACCGTCGAGCGGACCGAGGACGTGCTCCTGCCGCTCACCCCCGGCCTGCACCGGCGCGGCCTCGCCACCGCCGTCGTCCGCTTCGGCGCGGTCCGGCTGGGCCTGGTCAGCTGCCATCTGAGCCTGCGCGAGGACGAGCGGTACGCCCAGGCCGGCCTGGTCCTCGACCGGGTCGCCGCGCTGGACACCCCGTACACGGTCGTCGCCGGCGACCTCAACGAGCGCCCCGGCGGCCCGGCCTTCACCCGGCTCACCCGGACGCTCCGCGACGGCTGGGAGACCCGCCCCTGGGGCACGGAGCACACCTTCCCGGCCACCGCCCCGGGCGCCCGCGTCGACGCGATCCTGGCGACGGACGCCGTCGAGTTCCTCGGCTGCGGCGTCCCCCCGGCCCTCACCCCCACCGACCTGACCGCCGCCACCGATCACCTCCCGGTGCTGGCGGCGGTCCGCCTCCCGGCCCCGGCCTGA
- a CDS encoding alpha/beta hydrolase, whose product MPVLPGAEPYRHEGGEVGVLLCHGFTGSPQSMRPWAEYLADRGLTVSVPLLPGHGTRWQDMQLTTWHDWYAEVDRALRELTARCSTVFVFGLSMGGALTLRLAARHGDAVRGIVLVNPGNKVHGLAAQALPVVRHLVPTTKGISSDIAKEGMTEVGYTRVPLHAAHSLRRFFRLVDGELPQVTQPLLLLHSPQDHVVPPADSARILSRVSSTDVKEVLLEQSYHVATLDHDAERIFEESLAFVERLAPGLVGGKGSRSGG is encoded by the coding sequence GTGCCGGTCCTTCCCGGAGCCGAGCCGTACCGCCATGAGGGCGGAGAGGTCGGCGTCCTTCTCTGTCACGGATTCACCGGTTCCCCGCAGTCGATGCGTCCGTGGGCCGAGTACCTCGCGGACCGCGGCCTGACGGTGTCGGTGCCCCTGCTGCCCGGCCACGGCACCCGCTGGCAGGACATGCAGCTCACCACCTGGCACGACTGGTACGCGGAGGTGGACCGGGCGCTGCGCGAGCTGACCGCCCGCTGCTCGACCGTCTTCGTCTTCGGTCTCTCCATGGGCGGGGCGCTGACCCTGCGGCTCGCCGCGCGGCACGGGGACGCGGTCCGGGGCATCGTCCTCGTCAACCCGGGGAACAAGGTGCACGGTCTCGCCGCGCAGGCGCTGCCGGTCGTGCGGCACCTCGTCCCGACGACGAAGGGCATCTCCAGCGACATCGCGAAGGAGGGCATGACCGAGGTCGGCTACACCCGGGTGCCGCTGCACGCCGCGCACTCGCTGCGGCGCTTCTTCCGGCTGGTCGACGGCGAGCTGCCGCAGGTCACGCAGCCGCTGCTGCTGCTGCACAGCCCGCAGGACCACGTGGTGCCGCCGGCCGACTCGGCCCGGATCCTCAGCCGGGTCTCCTCCACCGACGTGAAGGAGGTCCTGCTGGAACAGAGCTACCACGTGGCGACGTTGGACCATGACGCGGAGAGGATCTTCGAGGAGAGTCTGGCGTTCGTCGAGCGTCTCGCCCCGGGACTCGTGGGCGGGAAGGGGAGCAGGAGCGGTGGCTGA
- a CDS encoding DUF5304 domain-containing protein: MSSDSDAWAKACAEDLEAEKARRRAEHGAEPGSPAEEFRKLFEAVAEKLTGGLGAAAPLFGGQAAGAAAQAAETVKGLVNQAKAAVEPVIERNPEVFDHLAAAGSELLAAYRSAVEGHETRWTRGPDLDEDDPRRAAETPREPDAEDREDGGDGPVTGRPIDLD, encoded by the coding sequence ATGAGCAGCGATTCGGACGCCTGGGCCAAGGCGTGCGCCGAGGACCTGGAGGCGGAGAAGGCCCGCCGCCGTGCGGAGCACGGTGCGGAGCCCGGCTCGCCCGCCGAGGAGTTCCGCAAGCTCTTCGAGGCCGTCGCCGAGAAGCTGACCGGCGGACTCGGCGCCGCGGCCCCGCTGTTCGGCGGGCAGGCCGCCGGTGCCGCCGCCCAGGCCGCCGAGACCGTCAAGGGCCTCGTCAACCAGGCGAAGGCGGCCGTCGAGCCGGTCATCGAGCGCAACCCGGAGGTCTTCGACCACCTCGCCGCCGCGGGCAGCGAACTCCTCGCCGCCTACCGCTCGGCCGTCGAGGGACACGAGACCCGCTGGACCCGCGGCCCGGACCTCGACGAGGACGACCCCCGCCGGGCCGCCGAGACCCCCCGCGAGCCCGACGCGGAGGACCGCGAGGACGGCGGCGACGGCCCCGTCACCGGCCGCCCCATCGACCTGGACTGA
- a CDS encoding ROK family glucokinase has translation MGLTIGVDIGGTKIAAGVVDEEGSILDTHTVPTPPTPEGIVDAICAAVSEAGKGHQIEAVGIGAAGYVDDKRATVLFAPNIDWRHEPLKDKVEQRVGLPVVVENDANAAAWGEYRFGAGQGHEDVICITLGTGLGGGIIIGNKLRRGRFGVAAEFGHIRVVPDGLLCGCGSQGCWEQYASGRALVRYARQRAAATPENAEVLLSLGDGTPEGVQGKHVSEAARAGDPVAIDSFRELARWAGAGLADLASLFDPSAFIVGGGVSDEGELVLDPIRKSFRRWLIGGSYRPHAQVLAAQLGNKAGLVGAADLARQG, from the coding sequence ATGGGACTCACCATCGGCGTCGACATCGGCGGCACGAAGATCGCGGCCGGTGTGGTCGACGAGGAGGGCAGCATCCTCGACACCCACACGGTGCCCACGCCGCCGACCCCCGAAGGCATCGTCGACGCCATCTGCGCGGCCGTCTCCGAGGCCGGCAAGGGCCACCAGATCGAGGCCGTCGGCATCGGCGCGGCCGGATACGTCGACGACAAGCGCGCCACCGTCCTCTTCGCGCCGAACATCGACTGGCGGCACGAGCCGCTCAAGGACAAGGTCGAGCAGCGCGTCGGCCTGCCCGTCGTCGTCGAGAACGACGCCAACGCCGCGGCCTGGGGCGAGTACCGCTTCGGCGCCGGCCAGGGCCACGAGGACGTCATCTGCATCACCCTCGGCACCGGCCTCGGCGGCGGCATCATCATCGGCAACAAGCTGCGCCGCGGACGCTTCGGCGTCGCCGCCGAGTTCGGGCACATCCGGGTCGTCCCCGACGGCCTGCTGTGCGGCTGCGGCAGCCAGGGCTGCTGGGAGCAGTACGCCTCCGGCCGCGCCCTCGTCCGGTACGCCCGGCAGCGCGCCGCCGCCACCCCCGAGAACGCCGAGGTCCTCCTGTCGCTCGGCGACGGCACCCCCGAGGGCGTCCAGGGCAAGCACGTCAGCGAGGCCGCCCGCGCGGGCGACCCGGTCGCCATCGACTCCTTCCGCGAACTGGCCCGCTGGGCCGGCGCCGGCCTGGCCGACCTCGCCTCGCTCTTCGACCCGTCCGCCTTCATCGTCGGCGGCGGCGTCTCGGACGAGGGCGAGCTCGTCCTCGACCCCATCCGGAAGTCCTTCCGGCGCTGGCTGATCGGCGGCAGCTACCGCCCGCACGCCCAGGTCCTCGCCGCCCAGCTGGGCAACAAGGCCGGCCTGGTCGGCGCCGCGGACCTGGCCCGCCAGGGCTGA
- a CDS encoding ArsA family ATPase has product MRIILVTGTGGAGRTTVATATALAEAHAGRRVLLVPGDTDPASTGPAADAAAAAGPGTLTVLRPDPAGDFRREFLALQARSQTALDLLGAAPFEDAELTELPGSRPFALLRAVREAATGDHDLAVVDLPPLHEALSVLALPGQLRRYLRRLLPPERQAARALRPMLAQLAGVPMPAQWLYETTARWEHELAAVQAAVEAPGTTVRLVVEPGPAAATALRDARLGLALHGLALDAVIANRLLPAASEDPWLAALTTQQHRHLETLRADAGDLLHELPHLGRDPRGPEDLALLAAVRPGLPPVPAPAPTVEDRRAEDGVLVWHLPLPGAVKAELSLVRRGDELLLGVGPFRRALPLPPALRRCTVTGAGLVDGDLAIRFAPDPALWPKPS; this is encoded by the coding sequence ATGCGGATCATCCTCGTCACCGGAACCGGCGGCGCCGGGCGCACCACGGTCGCCACGGCGACCGCCCTCGCCGAGGCCCACGCGGGCCGCCGCGTGCTGCTCGTGCCCGGCGACACCGACCCGGCGTCCACCGGACCCGCCGCGGACGCGGCCGCCGCCGCGGGCCCCGGGACCCTCACCGTCCTGCGGCCCGACCCCGCCGGGGACTTCCGGCGCGAGTTCCTCGCCCTCCAGGCCCGCTCGCAGACCGCCCTCGACCTCCTCGGCGCCGCGCCGTTCGAGGACGCCGAACTCACCGAACTGCCCGGCAGCCGCCCGTTCGCCCTGCTCCGCGCGGTACGCGAGGCCGCCACCGGCGACCACGACCTCGCCGTCGTCGACCTGCCGCCGCTCCACGAGGCCCTGAGCGTCCTCGCCCTCCCCGGACAGCTCCGCCGCTATCTGCGCAGGCTGCTGCCGCCCGAGCGGCAGGCCGCCCGCGCGCTCCGCCCCATGCTCGCCCAGCTCGCCGGCGTCCCCATGCCCGCCCAGTGGCTGTACGAGACCACCGCCCGCTGGGAGCACGAGCTCGCCGCCGTCCAGGCCGCCGTCGAGGCCCCCGGCACCACCGTCCGGCTCGTCGTCGAACCCGGCCCGGCCGCCGCCACCGCCCTCCGCGACGCCCGCCTCGGCCTCGCCCTGCACGGCCTCGCCCTCGACGCCGTGATCGCCAACCGGCTGCTCCCCGCCGCCTCCGAGGACCCCTGGCTGGCCGCCCTCACCACCCAGCAGCACCGGCACCTGGAGACCCTCCGCGCCGACGCCGGCGACCTGCTGCACGAGCTGCCGCACCTCGGCCGCGACCCGCGCGGCCCCGAGGACCTCGCCCTGCTCGCCGCCGTACGCCCCGGCCTCCCGCCCGTCCCCGCGCCCGCGCCGACCGTCGAGGACCGGCGCGCGGAGGACGGCGTGCTCGTCTGGCACCTGCCGCTGCCCGGCGCGGTCAAGGCGGAGCTCTCCCTCGTCCGCAGGGGTGACGAACTGCTGCTCGGCGTGGGCCCCTTCCGCCGCGCCCTGCCCCTCCCGCCCGCCCTGCGCCGCTGCACCGTCACCGGCGCGGGCCTCGTCGACGGCGATCTCGCGATCCGCTTCGCCCCCGACCCCGCACTCTGGCCCAAGCCCTCCTGA
- a CDS encoding SRPBCC family protein — translation MAEHTSSSITIEAAPADVMGVIADFARYPDWTGEVTQAEVLSTDEAGRAEKVRLVLDAGAIKDDHTLAYTWTGAHEVSWTLVKSQMLRSLDGSYRLTPLAGDRTEVTYQLTVDVKIPMLGMIKRKAEKVIIDRALAGLKKRVESGA, via the coding sequence ATGGCCGAACACACCAGCTCGAGCATCACCATCGAGGCGGCACCGGCCGACGTCATGGGTGTGATCGCCGACTTCGCCCGCTACCCCGACTGGACCGGCGAGGTCACCCAGGCCGAGGTCCTCTCCACCGACGAGGCCGGCCGCGCCGAGAAGGTCCGCCTCGTCCTCGACGCCGGCGCCATCAAGGACGACCACACCCTCGCCTACACCTGGACCGGCGCCCACGAGGTCAGCTGGACCCTGGTCAAGTCCCAGATGCTCCGCTCCCTCGACGGCTCCTACCGGCTCACCCCGCTCGCCGGCGACCGCACCGAGGTCACCTACCAGCTCACCGTCGACGTCAAGATCCCCATGCTGGGCATGATCAAGCGCAAGGCCGAGAAGGTCATCATCGACCGCGCCCTCGCCGGCCTGAAGAAGCGCGTGGAATCCGGCGCCTGA
- the macS gene encoding MacS family sensor histidine kinase, whose translation MAKRERVVRMSVEQPLWRALTGYRVLTMVYAVLIFVTGRDAYERPWIAVGYLAVLCVWTLATLPRVANAASCTKRFLTADLTVALTGILLTPLADAHAQSVDGPTLPTIWTAGSVLAYAIKGGWRWAGLASSLVAVANIIERGHPTRDTVHNVILVWVASIAIGYVVEVARASERTLARALEIEAATRERERLARDIHDSVLQVLAMVQRRGTALGGEAAELGRMAGEQEVALRTLVAGGLTRTSHVSEDESEGAVVRVVEVDDEPDDGTPVDLRTLLAPRAGARVTLSDPGVPVPLPSSAARELAAAVGAALDNVRVHAGADARAWILVEDWDDEVIVTVRDDGPGIPEGRLSEAEGEGRMGVALSIRGRLRDLGGTAELISVPGQGTEVELKVPRPARGARGKAGEQ comes from the coding sequence ATGGCCAAGCGCGAGCGTGTCGTGCGCATGTCGGTCGAGCAGCCGTTGTGGCGGGCGCTGACCGGATACCGCGTCCTGACGATGGTCTACGCGGTACTGATCTTCGTCACCGGCCGGGACGCCTACGAGCGGCCCTGGATCGCCGTCGGCTATCTGGCGGTGCTCTGCGTCTGGACCCTCGCCACCCTCCCCAGGGTGGCGAACGCGGCCAGCTGCACCAAGCGGTTCCTCACCGCCGACCTGACCGTCGCCCTCACCGGCATCCTCCTCACCCCGCTCGCCGACGCCCACGCCCAGTCCGTCGACGGGCCCACGCTGCCGACGATATGGACCGCCGGCTCCGTCCTCGCCTACGCCATCAAGGGCGGCTGGCGCTGGGCCGGCCTCGCCTCCTCCCTCGTCGCCGTCGCCAACATCATCGAGCGCGGCCACCCCACCCGGGACACCGTCCACAACGTGATCCTGGTCTGGGTGGCCTCCATCGCCATCGGCTACGTCGTCGAGGTCGCCCGCGCCTCCGAGCGCACCCTCGCCCGCGCCCTGGAGATCGAGGCCGCCACCCGGGAGCGCGAGCGGCTCGCCCGCGACATCCACGACAGCGTCCTCCAGGTCCTCGCCATGGTGCAGCGGCGCGGCACCGCGCTCGGCGGGGAGGCCGCCGAGCTGGGCCGGATGGCCGGCGAGCAGGAGGTCGCCCTGCGCACCCTGGTCGCCGGCGGCCTCACCCGCACCAGCCACGTCTCCGAGGACGAGTCCGAGGGGGCGGTGGTCCGGGTCGTCGAGGTCGACGACGAGCCCGACGACGGCACCCCCGTCGACCTGCGCACCCTGCTCGCCCCGCGGGCCGGTGCCCGGGTCACCCTCTCCGACCCCGGCGTGCCCGTCCCGCTGCCCTCCTCCGCCGCACGGGAGCTGGCCGCCGCCGTCGGCGCCGCCCTGGACAATGTGCGGGTGCACGCGGGCGCGGACGCGCGCGCGTGGATCCTGGTCGAGGACTGGGACGACGAGGTCATCGTCACCGTCCGGGACGACGGGCCCGGCATCCCGGAGGGGCGGCTCTCCGAGGCGGAGGGCGAGGGCCGGATGGGCGTCGCCCTCTCGATCCGGGGGCGGCTGCGCGATCTGGGCGGCACGGCCGAGCTGATCTCGGTCCCCGGCCAGGGCACCGAAGTCGAACTGAAGGTCCCGCGACCGGCGCGGGGCGCACGGGGGAAGGCAGGAGAGCAGTGA
- a CDS encoding AMP-dependent synthetase/ligase, whose product MREFSLPALYEVPSDGNLTDLIRRNASQHPDVAVMARKTDGGWTDVTAVEFLAEVRGVAKGLIAAGVGVGDRVALLSRTRYEWVLLDFAIWSAGAVTVPVYETSSPEQIQWILGDSGASLAVVESAAHQASLESVRGELPALRGLYQIEDGAIAALTASGAEVSDETLDARMSAANADDPATIVYTSGTTGRPKGCVLTHRAFFAECGNVVERLKPLFRTGESSVLLFLPAAHVFGRLIEVASVMAPIRLGCLPDIKTLTDELASFRPTLILGVPRVFEKVYNSARAKAQADGKGKIFDKAAHTAIAYSRALATPQGPSFGLRLKHRLFDKLVFSKLRAVLGGRGEYAISGGAPLGERLGHFFRGIGFTVLEGYGLTESCAATAFNPWDRPKIGTVGQPLPGSVVRIADDGEVLLHGEHVFTGYWNNEAATAEALADGWFHTGDIGTLDEDGYLAITGRKKEILVTAGGKNVAPAVIEDRIRAHALVAECMVVGDGRPFVGALVTLDEEFLGRWASEHGKPAGTTAATLREDPELLAEVQRAVDDGNAAVSKAESVRKFRVLASQFTEEAGHITPSLKLKRNVVAKDFADEIEAIYAK is encoded by the coding sequence TTGCGCGAGTTCAGCCTTCCGGCCCTGTACGAGGTCCCTTCGGACGGCAACCTGACGGATCTCATCCGCCGCAACGCCTCCCAGCACCCAGATGTCGCCGTGATGGCCCGCAAGACCGACGGCGGGTGGACCGACGTCACCGCCGTGGAGTTCCTCGCCGAGGTGCGCGGGGTCGCCAAGGGTCTGATCGCGGCCGGGGTCGGGGTGGGCGACCGCGTCGCGCTGCTCTCCCGTACCCGCTACGAGTGGGTGCTCCTGGACTTCGCGATCTGGAGCGCCGGCGCGGTGACCGTGCCGGTGTACGAGACCAGCTCGCCGGAGCAGATCCAGTGGATCCTCGGCGACTCGGGCGCCTCCCTCGCGGTCGTGGAGTCCGCGGCGCACCAGGCGTCCCTGGAGTCCGTCCGCGGCGAGCTGCCCGCGCTCCGGGGCCTGTACCAGATCGAGGACGGCGCGATCGCCGCCCTGACCGCCTCCGGCGCGGAGGTCTCCGACGAGACCCTGGACGCCCGGATGTCGGCGGCGAACGCGGACGACCCGGCGACCATCGTCTACACCTCGGGCACGACGGGCCGCCCCAAGGGCTGCGTGCTGACCCACCGGGCGTTCTTCGCCGAGTGCGGCAACGTGGTGGAGCGTTTGAAGCCGCTCTTCCGCACCGGCGAGTCGTCGGTGCTGCTCTTCCTCCCGGCGGCGCACGTCTTCGGCCGGCTCATCGAGGTGGCCTCGGTGATGGCCCCGATCCGGCTGGGCTGTCTCCCGGACATCAAGACCCTCACGGACGAGCTGGCCTCCTTCCGGCCGACGCTGATCCTGGGCGTGCCGCGCGTCTTCGAGAAGGTCTACAACTCGGCGCGGGCCAAGGCGCAGGCCGACGGCAAGGGCAAGATCTTCGACAAGGCCGCGCACACGGCCATCGCCTACAGCCGCGCGCTCGCCACCCCCCAGGGCCCCTCCTTCGGCCTGCGGCTCAAGCACAGGCTCTTCGACAAGCTGGTCTTCTCGAAGCTGCGGGCGGTGCTCGGCGGCCGGGGCGAGTACGCGATCTCCGGCGGCGCGCCGCTGGGCGAGCGGCTCGGCCACTTCTTCCGCGGCATCGGCTTCACCGTCCTGGAGGGCTACGGCCTGACGGAGTCGTGCGCGGCCACCGCCTTCAACCCGTGGGACCGCCCGAAGATCGGCACGGTCGGCCAGCCGCTGCCGGGCTCGGTGGTGCGGATCGCGGACGACGGCGAGGTGCTGCTGCACGGCGAGCACGTCTTCACCGGGTACTGGAACAACGAGGCGGCGACCGCCGAGGCGCTGGCGGACGGCTGGTTCCACACCGGCGACATCGGCACCCTCGACGAGGACGGCTACCTGGCGATCACCGGCCGGAAGAAGGAGATCCTGGTGACGGCGGGCGGCAAGAACGTCGCGCCGGCGGTCATCGAGGACCGGATCCGCGCCCACGCCCTGGTGGCGGAGTGCATGGTGGTCGGCGACGGGCGCCCGTTCGTCGGCGCGCTGGTCACCCTCGACGAGGAGTTCCTGGGCCGCTGGGCCTCCGAGCACGGCAAGCCGGCCGGCACCACCGCGGCGACGCTCCGAGAGGACCCGGAGCTGCTGGCCGAGGTGCAGCGGGCGGTCGACGACGGCAACGCGGCCGTCTCGAAGGCGGAGTCGGTCCGCAAGTTCCGCGTCCTCGCCTCCCAGTTCACCGAGGAGGCGGGCCACATCACCCCGTCGCTGAAGCTGAAGCGGAACGTGGTGGCGAAGGACTTCGCGGACGAGATCGAGGCGATCTACGCCAAGTAG
- a CDS encoding metallophosphoesterase family protein has product MRVHVVSDVHGNSGALARAGDGADALICLGDLVLFLDYADHSRGIFPDLFGVANADRIVELRTARRFDEARDFGRSLWAGLAVDRATAIEAAVRRQYAELFAAFPTPTYATYGNVDIPTLWPEYAAPGTTVLDGERIELGGLVLGFVGGGLHSPMRTPYEISEEEYAAKVEALGEVDILCSHIPPEVPELTYDTVARRFERGSTALLDAIRRTRPRYALFGHVHQPLARRMRIGATECVNVGHFASTGRPFALEW; this is encoded by the coding sequence ATGCGAGTCCACGTGGTCAGCGACGTGCACGGCAACTCCGGCGCCCTCGCCAGGGCGGGGGACGGCGCCGACGCCCTCATATGCCTCGGCGACCTGGTCCTCTTCCTCGACTACGCCGACCACAGCCGGGGCATCTTCCCCGACCTCTTCGGCGTGGCGAACGCCGACCGGATCGTCGAGCTGCGCACCGCCCGCCGCTTCGACGAGGCCCGCGACTTCGGCCGCAGCCTCTGGGCCGGCCTCGCCGTCGACCGCGCGACCGCCATCGAGGCCGCCGTGCGCCGCCAGTACGCCGAACTCTTCGCCGCCTTCCCCACCCCCACCTACGCCACCTACGGCAACGTCGACATCCCCACCCTCTGGCCCGAGTACGCGGCCCCCGGCACCACCGTCCTCGACGGCGAGCGGATCGAGCTCGGCGGCCTCGTCCTCGGCTTCGTCGGCGGCGGCCTGCACTCGCCGATGAGGACCCCGTACGAGATCTCCGAGGAGGAGTACGCCGCCAAGGTCGAGGCCCTCGGCGAGGTCGACATCCTCTGCTCCCACATCCCGCCCGAGGTCCCCGAGCTGACCTACGACACCGTCGCCCGCCGCTTCGAGCGCGGCAGCACCGCCCTCCTCGACGCCATCCGACGCACCCGCCCCCGCTACGCCCTCTTCGGCCACGTCCACCAGCCGCTGGCCCGCCGGATGCGGATCGGCGCCACCGAATGCGTCAACGTCGGGCACTTCGCGTCCACCGGCCGCCCCTTCGCCCTGGAGTGGTGA